One Pseudothermotoga sp. genomic window carries:
- a CDS encoding NAD(P)/FAD-dependent oxidoreductase gives MRVAIVGAGPAGVAAAIFLKRYGIQLDLFEKDQVGGLIANAWRVENIPFFDPCPGEKIVELLQRNLRYFSIEIVHEEVLEVKGKKLRTKSFEQEYDKILVASGTLPKRITEFEVCEKVVYEFKHLPKSMDSLAIYGAGDAAFDGALKAAEKGVKNVHIFNRSSTIRALPRLVELAKNSPIVYHEKEPIIEVGQQQNLIIKTNKTSYHFDALLICIGRMPNVGFVTEKTHDVYIVGDASGGFRQMSIAVGQAIEACMRMVNEQ, from the coding sequence GTGCGCGTTGCGATAGTTGGGGCCGGTCCAGCTGGTGTTGCCGCAGCAATTTTTTTGAAGAGGTATGGAATACAACTAGATCTGTTCGAGAAAGATCAAGTTGGAGGTTTGATCGCGAATGCTTGGAGGGTTGAGAATATACCTTTCTTCGATCCTTGCCCTGGTGAGAAAATCGTTGAGCTGCTGCAGAGGAATTTGAGATACTTTTCCATCGAAATCGTTCACGAAGAAGTTTTGGAGGTGAAGGGTAAGAAACTACGTACAAAAAGCTTCGAGCAAGAGTACGACAAAATTTTGGTAGCGAGTGGAACGTTACCCAAGAGAATCACCGAGTTTGAAGTTTGTGAAAAAGTGGTGTACGAGTTCAAACACTTGCCAAAAAGTATGGATTCTCTGGCGATATATGGTGCGGGTGATGCTGCTTTCGACGGTGCTTTGAAAGCTGCGGAAAAAGGCGTAAAAAATGTTCATATCTTCAACAGATCCAGCACGATCAGAGCCTTACCTAGGCTCGTTGAACTTGCCAAGAACTCTCCGATCGTCTACCATGAAAAAGAACCTATAATTGAAGTTGGACAACAGCAGAATTTAATAATCAAAACCAACAAGACTTCTTACCACTTCGATGCTCTTTTGATATGCATCGGTAGAATGCCGAACGTTGGTTTCGTGACTGAGAAGACACATGATGTGTACATCGTTGGGGATGCTTCGGGTGGGTTTCGTCAAATGAGTATAGCAGTCGGTCAGGCTATCGAAGCGTGTATGAGGATGGTGAACGAGCAATGA
- a CDS encoding isochorismatase family protein, translating into MKILSPALIIVDIQKYFCHPSGRAYLPGVEKILSNLQALMETFRRKSLPIVFTIHVSNSQRMKEWWNDDLEPYEAEPCLSLEGAIKIEKDTYDAFYNTRLEDILRSYGVNQVFITGVRTHLCVETTARSAFVRNFDVVVVCDACYEREDWYHFSSLKNLAHGFAIIASTEEVLCALR; encoded by the coding sequence TTGAAAATTCTTTCACCTGCTTTGATCATCGTTGATATTCAAAAGTACTTCTGTCATCCTTCTGGTAGGGCATACTTACCGGGTGTCGAAAAGATTCTATCCAATTTGCAAGCTTTAATGGAAACTTTCCGCCGAAAGAGTTTACCCATTGTTTTCACAATTCACGTTTCGAACAGTCAGAGAATGAAAGAGTGGTGGAACGATGACCTCGAACCGTACGAGGCCGAACCTTGCCTCAGTTTGGAGGGTGCAATAAAGATAGAGAAAGACACGTACGATGCTTTTTACAACACGAGGTTAGAAGATATTTTGAGAAGCTACGGCGTGAACCAAGTTTTCATAACTGGTGTGCGGACACATTTGTGTGTCGAGACCACTGCCAGGAGTGCGTTCGTTAGGAATTTTGACGTTGTGGTCGTGTGCGATGCTTGTTATGAACGTGAAGATTGGTATCATTTCTCATCACTGAAAAATTTGGCACATGGTTTTGCGATAATTGCGAGTACGGAGGAAGTGCTGTGCGCGTTGCGATAG